ATTCCTCGGTTGGTGTGTTATTGTACCAGTTATACTTCATCACCATGGATCTcgttcctcttttttttgggaCATTAAGTTGAATCATTTAATTCAGACAGCAGATGTCACCAGAAGCCCCTCGTTTTGACGAGCAGGCCTCTTTTATGGTGGATAAGGGACTCCAGAGACACACAGTTGGTGCAGGGCCCGTCTAGAGGTACGCCCAatgcttttttgttatttggtTATTTCTTTGTTCTGGGGTGATGTTTCAATACGTGTTCCCTTATGAGTCTGTACAGAGTCCACTATCTTCCtcagcaaacaacaaaaaaaagagaagctgctttttttttttaaatgacatggcTTTTTAATCTAACCTACAGACACAACGCTGTCATGACAGTTGTCACTTCTCATCAAGCccaaggagagaaaagggaactgTCTCTGATGGAGAGGACAGATAGCAGGGTGGCAGCTGGATGTAGCTAACACCCTGTTCTGGTCGGAAGGCCGCAAAGGCGTGACCGAGTCCCCTGTAGCGCATCCAACTTCATCTGCACACGCGGCTCCCCGCACTGACTCAGTTGCTAGTCAGAAACCCGTTCTGCGCGTGCAGCTCCACTTCAGCGGAGGTTCCTTGAGTCTGTCATATCCAAAATGACCTCAAACCCTCGATTGGAAGCTACTTtgttccatcacacacacataaattcCATCCCTGAGTGTTACTGGCAGCCGTCACTTGCTACCATGTGTTCTGGGGGTGAAGTGAAAGTTGGTGGGAAGAGTGAAACTATTGATTGGAATCATTCTCTCGTTGAGTTGTCGTCTAGTTGAAAATGAGCGCTATTCTCTGTTTAGTTTGGGagccccctcctgccccatTTTAAAGGGTCCCAAGAGTAtactgtaaagcactttgggaTCCTACGTGTTGAGAAGTCATCTCGTGCAGTACCACGCTTCTCCCAGCAGATGGGAGCTGGTGTGAAGAGACATCCACTCACATTCATTTCCTCACCGTGGGGCTGGGAaggaagagacgctggtgtctATTGACAATGCCTCCACATAAGACAAGtgtaatttgttattttttgaccctaatttgatcattttcataTCGTACCAATCTTCTATAGTGCAGTGGCTGATATTCCTGGTTACCGGATTAGTGTGAACGCGTTAATATGATTTCAGAGAAAGCTTTCGGTGTTCAACAGCACTTGACTTTAATTTTAGAATGACCTCAACGTTCATTTATATCCCCGATAGTCTCTAACTGCTAAGTATATACACGGTTTTGTGCGCCGACAACGTGTCTGTGAGTCCTTTCTAACTTTGTTTGAGTGTTTAATGTTGTGAGAAACCAACACATGCTGCAGAGCGAAGTGATGTCCTTTGAAGCTGTTTTCTGCACTTCTCTCAAACCACAGCCTAAAAGGAGACATGTGACCTTCTAGataataggattttttttttctacagtcTTGAATTGGCAAGTGCTTTTAAGAGAAGATAAACCTCTCGCAGGAATTTGCAGGTCTTCGTTAGGTGAAGGAAAAGGAgttgttgtcttttattttaacatcTTTACACATAtaacagtgaaaaaaagagtaaatacacaaaacatTCATTCTCTTTTGCTATCTTGAtgaacatttaaatgcatgtaTGGCTGACAATATTATATAAACAGTGATCGTTGACTACTAATGTAAAGGAAAAGGAAGTAGAATTACTCCTGCATTAACTTCAGGCACGCATCTTTTCAGATGAGTGCAGTATGACTAAGAACACACTGACAACGCTCCTATAACGTCTATCTCAATAGCCCGGTCTTACACACAAACTCATgctcccacacactcacacaaacaccacacacaGCCACCCACAGaccctcatacacacacacacacacacacacacacacacatacacacgcacacaaaagacTTCATGCTTTCATTTCTAATACTACCAGCTACTTATATgagtaaatctgtgtgtgttcttctacAGTGTTATCTttctgagcatgtgtgtgtgtcacaagcATGAATGAACGCTACTTCAGTTCTAGGCGATGCTCGCCGCGGGCTATGTGGGAGGAGAACTCGTAACGGTCCCGACTGCGGTGGCCGCACACGTTGCACTCGAGCGGGTCACGGAAGCCGTGGCACCCCATGTGGATGGTGAACATGACATAGTCCAGGAAGATCACCCTGCAGTGACCGCAGGGGTACACCGCCCCGGGCAGCGCTCCGCCCTCGCCGTCTACCCGCACCACCCGTAAAGCCTCCAGCGGCGACAGGGGGATGGGCTGGGCGTGCGGGTGGGGGATGCCGTTCTGGTGGTTCAGCCCCCCCAGCAGGTGCCCCAAGTTGTACATTACAGGCTGGGACATCTGGGAGCCGTCGGCGTGGAACGAGTCCACGCCGAGGGGCGGCTGGTTGCCGTGAGGGAGGCCGAGGACCGGCATGCCCAGCTTGTTGCCGTTAGTGAGGCCCATGGGGCTGAGGTCGTTGCGGCCCAACTGGATGGGGTAGGGCCTGCGGGAGGCAGCCGGGTTGCTGTCTGGCCGTGTTGGTTGTTGGTGGGCGTCAGGCCCCGGGGAGCCTGCCGGAGGGTCTTTGACCTCAGGACGGTAGACGAGCTCCCTGTTAAAGCTCAGGTCAAGGCAGACACCATTGTCGCCTAGACCGGCggcatgagaaaaaaaaaaagagcattgaAGACATTTTTTATCATAATTTATTCAACACCTTACCCAGAGAAATACCACAAGGATGTAGTTGAAATAGTAAAATCAATCTTTAAAGGACTCTTTAAAGTGTTGGTGTTGACAATACGCAATTAGAAACAATGTGCACCTACGGGGCCACACAAAGGAAACCTGGAAGATTCCCAGATCCCAGGACAGAAGAAGCGTTAAAGCACGAGGGGACCCCGAGGCAGCAGTGGAGCTGGGAGGCGTGAGAGGACAGAGGGctgagaggaagcaggagacGCAGACGAAGGCCTCTAGTGCAGCTGCACCACAAAGAATAGTCAGAGAGGCACCTGCTCACGTTTCTCGCCTCCCGcctgttctctttctctctctctgtggttgCAGACATTACTTCTCTTTTCCCCCTGTGGTTGTCATATTGAAAGATCTCACTTCATTTGTCAACCTGATAGAGACAtgcaggagttttttttttctcactttgtgAGCAGTTTGAGATATGGTCTACCCAGTGTTCATGCTTAATGAGAGAGGGGGGAGCGAACTACTAAAAACATGCAGCTATTTATTTAACCATGCATGGTTACCAATACCCACCTACGGCATATTTCCCACAGAGAATTTAGGACAGTGTAGGCCCCTCTGCGGTATGAGGCAGGTTTTCTGCCCTCAATTCCTGTTTGGCAAGAGATGAAGGCCAGCAAATACAAACAGACTGACAAACAAGTAGCGTATACAGACAACTTGAAATGTAACTTCTATAAAAGCATAAGCACAGCAATAAGCATAAATGGCGTAAAAACGTAGAAAAGAGATCTGCATCTTAGAGCTGCACAAGATGAACACAAAAGTCTGTAAAACAACTGAACATATAAAATATGAAGTAGCAATTAGGTATATAAACATATCAATAAAACCTAGAGAAAATGtagaacattttaaaaccacaatgctgtttttatctTGAGGTCAGTGGCCCTACTCAGCCCCTTTGTGTCTGTGGGCCCAGCTGCTCTTACCGGTGAACTTCTGTGGCATTGAGCTCTTCCGTTTGGCCACGTTGCTGGCGAGCCTGTCGAGCAGCAGAGCGCGCTCGGTGCCCATTTGAGTCCTGGATGTCTGGCTGTCCTCTGCTCAACGGCGACAGAGCGAGAGAGTAAGTGCAGTGAAGAAATGAGGACCTCTGCTCGATCGAGCAGTTTTAAAGATACAGGCAGTGCACCGAGCTGCAACTTTCCATCTGGCGAGGCTTTTGAGGTTGTAaagtgaagttaaaaaaaaaaaatcaaccccACAAGACACGCCAGCTGTGCTCGAAGCTGAGTCACACTGGGAGGAACAAGATATTAATTTCTGATCAGAAGATCCTTTGACTTTGCTTCCTTGTGGGTTTTTACATCAGCAGTGCAGGAGTGGAGACCACAGGATGAGGATGTACTTCCTCAACACTACGGCACTATCAGGCATAAACTTACAACATTTTGGTGACCACAGAGGCATCTTGTGTGCAACCGTGCAACTGTCCTATACATAAAGGCATTTTTGGGGGGAGGCCAATTTAAGTTCTGTTGATGTGTGGACTTAATTTGTTACTCTGTattgtgtggttttcttttattgtatGCGTGCAATCAATGTTGAACTGTGCTGCTTCCTTTGCCAGATAGATTGTATCTTAACGGATATTATCTgattaaataaaggttaaataaatagaatttggagggttttgtgtgtgtgggtgtgttgagCGGCTGGGTTGAAACATTTGCCCTACATATTTGGCTTCCCCTTTGCCGCTTCAGACATTAGAAGCGGTCTTCATACGCTGTGCCTCCAAACCACAGCAGCCATAACCTATTTAGCTGTAATGATGGGGTAACTGTCATAAGCTCATTAATGCGCACGAGGCTATCATAACAGAATCTGCTAGCAGTAACAAGCTATAACTGTGCCCATTTGTTGCAATGGGCCTGTGTAAGCTGTGCCGTGGTCAGATGACATCAGCAGttacgtgtgcatgtgtgaggtGTGTCTTGCTGTAGTTTCAAAGCTGTTGGCGACGCAGAGAGTGGCTGCGTTGGTGGCGTGCGCTCACCTCTCTCAACGGGGCCTTTGCTCTGAATGTACACATGGCACCTCTCTCTGTGCTCCTCCAGGGAGCTGCGCTGCTTGTAGCTGCGGCTGCAATGGTTGCACTTGAAGGGTTTCTCCACTGGGAGCAGAAGGTTCAGTTGATCACCAACACATTAAACATCCACGCCGCcttaatgctgctgtgagtGTTTTTCCTTGAGTAGGCTTGTTTCATACAAAACTGACGGTAAGCATACTCAGGTAAAACACGTGAACTGAAAATGAATGAGTAAGTTTCCAAAGGGAAATGAGTAACACGCCATATGTGATGAGCGTAACCATATGAGAGGGCATGGCAGGTTGTTACTGGAAAAGCGCACACGGCAGACCTCGTGTGATTCAAAAGGAATGAGAAACCAACACCAATGGGTGGCAAACCAACAAACATAAAAGGATGCACAGGTGCATACAGTATCAGTGCAAATCAGCTTTACACGTGAGTGAGTGTGCGGCTGGCTCGTACCAGAATGGGTGCGCAGGTGCCCGCTCAGAGCATCGCGCCGGCGGCAGGCGTAGCTGCACATGGGGCATTTGAAAGGCTTCTCCCCGGAGTGCAGTTTGATGTGGCGCAGCAGGTTTCCCTTCTGGGTGAAGGAGGCCCCGCATTGAGTGCAGTGGAATGGCCTCTCACCTAGGTGAAAAGAGACACGCCATGAAGAACGAGCCTGCAACATGACATCTGCACATTCTTTTTATCGCTGTAAAGGATCTGTTGCTGTAGATGCATTGTGTCGGGCTGGGTTACAGTTGAAATGCATGTAGTGTACAGATCTTCTTAAGTAGAAATGAGGATATCTTAAAGGTTAAAGAAATGTTATGTGTGTTCATGTGGCTGACAAGTGACAGTAGTAGTACAGTGTTAGCATGCACCATATATACAAGTTATTATAATACGAGTTATTAATCAAGAATTGCATAACAGGGGAAAAGTACTAGCTGTAGATGTACTCTCATGTGCTCTGTTCACAAACAAATCACAAAATGATTGCGTGCGCTGCACATTTGAACAATGGAGAATATGTTGCAACCTCCTGCTGTTAATGCAGCACTGGTTAGCTCGTCTACGTCACGTGTGACACAGACCCTCTCGTTGTTAAACGCAGCTGCGCGATGAAACATCTCGACCTAGTCAACGCGAAGGCGATATCTGATAGTGCTATCGACAGAGAGGAATTGCGCAACGGTTGTGTTTGAGGTCAGGTACTTAGGGCTGTGTTCCTGTGCTTTACCCGTGTGGCTGCGTTTGTGCACCAGCAGTACGTTGATGCTGACGCAGGACAGGCCACAGATGTCACAGTTGAGCTTGCCTGTCGTCTGGATGCGAGGGGCCGCGGCTCCAGACACGTAGGTCCCTTCTGCGCCGGCCGCCGCTCCTGCGTGGGTGTCCAGCAGGGTCGCGCTGTTGTATCGCGAGTAGTCCATCAGTGACAGGTCCTGTGGCTCATTCAGGGTATCTCCCTCTtcgtccccctccccgtccctctCCTCGTCATCGTCCTCCTCTGTTCTCTCCTCGTCGAATCCTTCCTCCGTGCCGTCCTCACTGGCCCCCTCCGCTTCCTCTTTCAGCGATATCTCTCGTTCTTTTTCGGCCTCAGGGTACAGATcgtcttcctccatctcctctgcctCGATCTTTATCGCATCTTAGCAAGGAGGAAGCAAGGGAGAATAGATTTGGAGTGACATCGGATGCAAACACATGCAGAGACTTAGACATGCGAGACATGCCGTCCATATTTAACGGTCGATTTTTGTTGTAATTTCCAAATAAGGCGCTAACTATGCATGATTAGACTCCAACCAGAATGTAAAAACCCAGTCACATCTTTACTtctacatttgtatttatagcTGATACAGTTTCATATTAGTACAAGCACGTCTCCAATGCGTGGAATCTTAATTTGGGCTTATGTGAAGTGTCACAAAGAGATTCAAAAGATGTGCACACAAGATAAGGGGGAAGGCATTTCCTCTGAATTCACAGAAACTAGAACCAGGGCAGGAGACAGAGAAAACAGGCGCCTCGCACAGACAACACCAATTCCTCATTGctgttttcaaaaaagattGTTTGTTGCCTGCATCACCgaggttgaaaaacattcatctGCAACAAGCCAGCAGGGCTCAAACTCGAGTCCATTTCTAGCAtttagtttttgtgtgtgtgtcttttttgcgGACTATTTCGTCTTGGCCACGGGTCCCTTTCCCCACTGTAGGTCAAGCTTCCACACCTTACAGGATCTGCTCAACTGTATTTCAATTTCTCAACGCCCACGTTGCACCTCGAGGCCTGGTTAGCAGGACCTCTCACCTAAACTCTTGCTTAGTGTCAGTGTGCTCGGTTCCATCCAGAAACCACACTGTGGTCTTGGCGGCGACTGGTGATGAACTGAAGAGCGTCGGCTTTTATCGTGGAAAGCGCTCAGAGGTGCTATGGAAACTTTGCAGATGCACAGCTCAGAGGGGCCCGATATAGAGTCCAGGGTCTCAGAGAATGAACCGCAGGCTGCTCATCGCATGCAGAGCAGGGCTTTAGGAAGTGCACCCATTGGGGCAGATGGGTGGCGGTCAGAGAGAAATAGGAGTGCTATCTGTCACACCGTGTTCtttttgag
The sequence above is a segment of the Gasterosteus aculeatus chromosome 9, fGasAcu3.hap1.1, whole genome shotgun sequence genome. Coding sequences within it:
- the LOC120825692 gene encoding zinc finger protein Aiolos isoform X2, with translation MNADKDPEFTATEGNGMDVCSDVADLKPQEEEQEEREDNSSGENGMQCAEDAIKIEAEEMEEDDLYPEAEKEREISLKEEAEGASEDGTEEGFDEERTEEDDDEERDGEGDEEGDTLNEPQDLSLMDYSRYNSATLLDTHAGAAAGAEGTYVSGAAAPRIQTTGKLNCDICGLSCVSINVLLVHKRSHTGERPFHCTQCGASFTQKGNLLRHIKLHSGEKPFKCPMCSYACRRRDALSGHLRTHSVEKPFKCNHCSRSYKQRSSLEEHRERCHVYIQSKGPVEREDSQTSRTQMGTERALLLDRLASNVAKRKSSMPQKFTGDNGVCLDLSFNRELVYRPEVKDPPAGSPGPDAHQQPTRPDSNPAASRRPYPIQLGRNDLSPMGLTNGNKLGMPVLGLPHGNQPPLGVDSFHADGSQMSQPVMYNLGHLLGGLNHQNGIPHPHAQPIPLSPLEALRVVRVDGEGGALPGAVYPCGHCRVIFLDYVMFTIHMGCHGFRDPLECNVCGHRSRDRYEFSSHIARGEHRLELK
- the LOC120825692 gene encoding zinc finger protein Aiolos isoform X1, with protein sequence MNADKDPEFTATEGNGMDVCSDVADLKPQEEEQEEREDNSSGENGMQCAEGVTASHAIKIEAEEMEEDDLYPEAEKEREISLKEEAEGASEDGTEEGFDEERTEEDDDEERDGEGDEEGDTLNEPQDLSLMDYSRYNSATLLDTHAGAAAGAEGTYVSGAAAPRIQTTGKLNCDICGLSCVSINVLLVHKRSHTGERPFHCTQCGASFTQKGNLLRHIKLHSGEKPFKCPMCSYACRRRDALSGHLRTHSVEKPFKCNHCSRSYKQRSSLEEHRERCHVYIQSKGPVEREDSQTSRTQMGTERALLLDRLASNVAKRKSSMPQKFTGDNGVCLDLSFNRELVYRPEVKDPPAGSPGPDAHQQPTRPDSNPAASRRPYPIQLGRNDLSPMGLTNGNKLGMPVLGLPHGNQPPLGVDSFHADGSQMSQPVMYNLGHLLGGLNHQNGIPHPHAQPIPLSPLEALRVVRVDGEGGALPGAVYPCGHCRVIFLDYVMFTIHMGCHGFRDPLECNVCGHRSRDRYEFSSHIARGEHRLELK
- the LOC120825692 gene encoding DNA-binding protein Ikaros isoform X4, producing the protein MNADKDPEFTATEGNGMDVCSDVADLKPQEEEQEEREDNSSGENGMQCAEDAIKIEAEEMEEDDLYPEAEKEREISLKEEAEGASEDGTEEGFDEERTEEDDDEERDGEGDEEGDTLNEPQDLSLMDYSRYNSATLLDTHAGAAAGAEGTYVSGAAAPRIQTTGERPFHCTQCGASFTQKGNLLRHIKLHSGEKPFKCPMCSYACRRRDALSGHLRTHSVEKPFKCNHCSRSYKQRSSLEEHRERCHVYIQSKGPVEREDSQTSRTQMGTERALLLDRLASNVAKRKSSMPQKFTGDNGVCLDLSFNRELVYRPEVKDPPAGSPGPDAHQQPTRPDSNPAASRRPYPIQLGRNDLSPMGLTNGNKLGMPVLGLPHGNQPPLGVDSFHADGSQMSQPVMYNLGHLLGGLNHQNGIPHPHAQPIPLSPLEALRVVRVDGEGGALPGAVYPCGHCRVIFLDYVMFTIHMGCHGFRDPLECNVCGHRSRDRYEFSSHIARGEHRLELK
- the LOC120825692 gene encoding DNA-binding protein Ikaros isoform X3 → MNADKDPEFTATEGNGMDVCSDVADLKPQEEEQEEREDNSSGENGMQCAEGVTASHAIKIEAEEMEEDDLYPEAEKEREISLKEEAEGASEDGTEEGFDEERTEEDDDEERDGEGDEEGDTLNEPQDLSLMDYSRYNSATLLDTHAGAAAGAEGTYVSGAAAPRIQTTGERPFHCTQCGASFTQKGNLLRHIKLHSGEKPFKCPMCSYACRRRDALSGHLRTHSVEKPFKCNHCSRSYKQRSSLEEHRERCHVYIQSKGPVEREDSQTSRTQMGTERALLLDRLASNVAKRKSSMPQKFTGDNGVCLDLSFNRELVYRPEVKDPPAGSPGPDAHQQPTRPDSNPAASRRPYPIQLGRNDLSPMGLTNGNKLGMPVLGLPHGNQPPLGVDSFHADGSQMSQPVMYNLGHLLGGLNHQNGIPHPHAQPIPLSPLEALRVVRVDGEGGALPGAVYPCGHCRVIFLDYVMFTIHMGCHGFRDPLECNVCGHRSRDRYEFSSHIARGEHRLELK
- the LOC120825692 gene encoding uncharacterized protein LOC120825692 isoform X5, which translates into the protein MNADKDPEFTATEGNGMDVCSDVADLKPQEEEQEEREDNSSGENGMQCAEGVTASHAIKIEAEEMEEDDLYPEAEKEREISLKEEAEGASEDGTEEGFDEERTEEDDDEERDGEGDEEGDTLNEPQDLSLMDYSRYNSATLLDTHAGAAAGAEGTYVSGAAAPRIQTTGKLNCDICGLSCVSINVLLVHKRSHTGERPFHCTQCGASFTQKGNLLRHIKLHSGEKPFKCPMCSYACRRRDALSGHLRTHSVEKPFKCNHCSRSYKQRSSLEEHRERCHVYIQSKGPVEREDSQTSRTQMGTERALLLDRLASNVAKRKSSMPQKFTGIEGRKPASYRRGAYTVLNSLWEICRRGKREVMSATTEREKENRREARNVSRCLSDYSLWCSCTRGLRLRLLLPLSPLSSHASQLHCCLGVPSCFNASSVLGSGNLPGFLCVAPRQWCLP